The following nucleotide sequence is from Pseudobdellovibrionaceae bacterium.
TAAATACTCTTCTATTGGCTTTCAATACCTTAGAAAAGTACTCTTCTGCTTTATCAAACTGATAGTCACTTAAATAAACTTGCGCCATTAAGAACGCAGCTTCTACTAGATTATTATCTAACTCATAGGCTTTTTTAGCCGCGTGGAAAGCCGCATCTCTTTGTGATGTTTTCCATAAAAGTCTTGCCTTTTGAAATTCAATCACTGGATTATCTGGCGACTTTCTACTTGCTAGACCCGCCATCCAAATAGCTCTTGGTAAATCTCCTGCCTCTTCAGAAACTAAAGATAAAAAGTAAGAGCCCCATGGACTATCAATATGATGGATAGACATCTCTTGTCCAATTTTGTAGACCATAGCCCAGTTCTTGTCAGAAGCACAGGCGTATCCTACTTTTAATAGCTGTTGCCAATTGTCTTTTTCCTCTTTGGTACTAGAGTATCTGCATCTTGCATCAGGTGTATCACCTTTCATACGACTCACGATCGTGCTCTTATTAGTATAAGCTTTTGAACGCTCAAGTCGTGCTGCAAGGTCATTACCCAGTTCTTTTTTACCAATATCAGCTACTGATTCTGTTTTAGCATCTTTGCTTGCAGTAGTTTTTTTGGCTCCGCCACCAGAGGTCGCACATCCGCTAATAAAACCCGCTAAAGCTACAAATAAAATTATTATTTTTAACTGTGCTTTCATTATTTCCCCCTACCTTTTGGAGCTGAAACATAAACTGGACCTGGAAGGTACTCATCAATAGAAGAGATCGTTCTTTCTTTCATGTTCAATCTATCAAGAATCTTTTGCACACGACCAACAGAGCCATCTCGTAAATCTGATTTCTTAGCAAATTTTAGAGCTGTATCTACAGTCTCTACTGCTTTCTCTTCAAATGGGAAAGCGACGTTTGAAAGCTCATCTTTTAAAGCTTGTCTTTCTTCGTCACTAAATGATGCTGGACCACGAATGTCATTCATACCAGTCACAAATCCTTGATACAGATTTGCTAGCCCTACTAAGGCATTCACTGTCGTATACGCATCACCACCATTGGTTGCGGCTTGGTATGTAGCTTGTACATCACCCAATTTCTTAGATTTAGTACCAATATCACGTGTTAAAACTTGCATATCATAATCACTGATTTTGAAATCATGATAAGAAGCCTCTTGCAATTCAGCCGCGATCAAATTGATTTTTGCTAAATCTTCAGGAAGTAATTTTTTATTTTGAGCGTTTTTTAACCATGGCATTAAAGTATAAACACTGCCTAATTTCTTAAGACCATCTGCGTACACCGCAGTTGCAGGAGAGTAAACGTTTGCAACTTGGCTTTCAGACATCTGCTTCATGATGTCCAAGTACTCACTTTGTGTTCCCAGTTGGTCTGATAAGAAGATCACTCGATCAATAGCTTGTTGTCCGTGTGAAGACATAGATTTTGTATATCTACTAAAAATGTCTCTGTACTGATGAATTGCTTCATAGTATTTGCCAGAAGCTGCCAAAAAGTCACCAGACAGTAAGACCCAACTTTCAAAGTTTTTCTTATCCACTCTAGCAAGGATCTTAGTCACTTCTAAAGCACGATCTGGCATACTCATCTGTTCATATAAATCTGCCGCGCGAACTAAACCTTCAATAGCTCTTTCATGTTTTGGGAACTTTTGATAAAAGTCCACATAAGCAGATGCTGCTCCAGGTGAATCGCCTTTTTTAAAGTATAGATCTACAACGTTCCATTGAGCTTCGTCCGCAAGATCAGAATCCGAGTAATTTAAAGCAAATTGTCTGTATAGAGTAATTGCTTCATCATACTTTTCTTCTTTTACTAACACTTGGGTATGAGAGAAATAAGCTTGTTCAAAAATAACTTGTAAGTCTTTCTTTCTCTTATCGTCAGTCTCTAAAGATTTCCACTCTAAAGCACCTTTTTGTAAAGCTACGAAGTCTTTCTTAGAGTTTAAAATATCTAAGTATAAATCCTGAGCTTTTTTACCTTTATCTTTATCATAGAATCTTTTACCTAACTGATAGAATCTTGGTTCAGCATCAGCAAAGTTTTTCTTTTGATAATCAAATAATCCCACTTTGAAAGACACATCTAAAAAGTATTTTCCATTTGGATGTTTAGTTAAATATGTATCAACCAAATTCTTTAAACGTTTTTCAGATGGATCATCCCAGTTATTTTTCACAGCTTTATCATGAGATACAATAGCCGCATATCTAGAGTCATGAGCTTTAGTTTCGTCCTTAACAGATCCACCCACTAACTCATACTGCTCGCTGGCTTCTTTGAATTTATCACTTTTAAATAAAAGATCAGCAAAGATATATCTTGCAGCACTGTTCTCATCGGTAGCCTTTTGATCTCTAAGGTTTACACGAAGAGCTTCTTCTGCAGCTGCTTCATAAACTTTTTTGTTCATCTTTTCTGCTGATTTCAACCAATTTTTGGCTACTCTTAGAGAGTATCTATCCACATCCTCAGCACACTCCTCGATTTCTGGATCTTCTAATTTTGGTGCTTCAGGCATTTTCGTTTTAGCCAAAACAATATCACACGTTTTATCAAAGGCTTTTAGGTTTTCAACAGCTTTTGCAATATTGTTCTGTGCATCTGAGTTTTCTGATAAACGTTTATGATAAATAGGCAATCTAGGATTAGAACTAAATCCAGATATCAATCCTGACAAAATCAACTCTTCATCTTTAAGTTTACCATGTCCATTATAGATTCTTGATAGTTTTTCAATATATAACGCAGGATCAATTTTCTTAGCCTGACGTTTAAAATACTCTAAGCCTTCATTTGAGGGCTTTGATTCACTAAAAAATAAAGTCATATCATTTAAAGATTCACGGCGTAAATCCAGCTTAGAATCTAAGCCCTTAGCCTCTACATCATGACCAATAGCGACCACTTTTTCCATAGTTAAAAGCGCACCTGATGGATCTTGCAAGTTGTATTTACACCAAGATGATTTGTATAAAGCATAAGGATAAACTTTATTATCGGGATACTGTTCAATAAGTTCGTAAAAAGCTAACGCTTTTCCAAAAATATGTGCTTGGAAAGCAATTTCTCCAAGTGCCAAAAGAGCATCCGCCATGACGGGCGAATCTTTAAGCCTTTTGTTTTTCAAAAGGCGCATAAAAGCCGCTTCAGCACCTTGTTTATCATCAACTTGCAAATAAGCAAAACCGTTATTGAAAATTACCATATCCAACTGTTCAAACTTAGGATACTTTTTTTCAATATCTTCGTACACTTTAATAGCATCTTTAATAAGTTTCTTTTCTCTTTGACTAGTTACGGATTGAGGCAGAAAACTCATAGCCTCTACACTGTCTTTGTTATCTTCACGATACATTTCAAATACACGTGCTGAGCGAGATTGGCTCATGTATAACTCAGCCAATCTAAACAAAAGCGCAGGCTCAGTAGAAGAACCTTTGTATTTATTCAAAAGTAGTTTTAACTGATTCACAGCTTTTTGCTCTGTTCCAGCAGCAAAAGCTTCCGTTCTTAGCTCTTCAACCTGTTGTTGATTTTGCTTTTGATCTGCTTGAGCAAAAGCAACGTTTGATAGAATACCTAAACTTAATAAGCTATATAGTATCTTTTTCATAAACTATTCTCCAATCGTTGCCAATTGCAAGTCCCCGTATCCAGCAACAGAGGACGTATATAAAACTCTTTTTAAGGTTGCATAATCTAGACTCTTATCCGCTTGAACAAACATCGTTCCAGTAAATTTAATCAGAGCATTTGTTTCTTTCTCAATTAGTTTACTTTTTTCAGCTTCAGCCATAAGTTCTTTTTCCAGAGCTGGAATCAAATATAAATCCGTTTTCGCCACATCAGATGCTTTAAGTTTACCATCTACAAGTTCTGCCACCACTTTATCATTAACGATAATATATTTTGGCGAAACCTGAACCAATAAAGCCTCTTTAGGATCTGCACCTGTTGCTGAAGCAGGAAGTCTTAACTCTTCTGGTGGCAATTTAATGGCAGACGAATCCATAGATTTTAACAGAAACACTACAAGAATCGTCATTGCATCAATCAATGGAGTGATGTTGATTTTTGTAAGTTTACTTGACTGTGACTGTTTTAACAGCGCTTTAACCACACTCATAGATCATCTCCCATAATATTACCAAATGTGATGTCATCAAACATAACGTTAGTTTTATAAACTTGCCCCGAATCAATATCTGTCACTGGGAACTCTTCTGTTGAAGGAGCCACTCGCATGATATCCATAAGGGCTACAATATTTTCATACTTAACTTGCTCTGTAGGATTTAGCCTTGCTTGAAAAACATCAGGGTGAACTTTTTTAATTTTGATCAGCTCTTTTTGTATTTGCTCTACAT
It contains:
- a CDS encoding tetratricopeptide repeat protein — translated: MKAQLKIIILFVALAGFISGCATSGGGAKKTTASKDAKTESVADIGKKELGNDLAARLERSKAYTNKSTIVSRMKGDTPDARCRYSSTKEEKDNWQQLLKVGYACASDKNWAMVYKIGQEMSIHHIDSPWGSYFLSLVSEEAGDLPRAIWMAGLASRKSPDNPVIEFQKARLLWKTSQRDAAFHAAKKAYELDNNLVEAAFLMAQVYLSDYQFDKAEEYFSKVLKANRRVFTANIGLAESLAQQGKFDKAIPYFEAALKLKQDRTDISLRVADIYETNLKDSRRALAWYEKVLATFPEHVISKEKQAVQAKHDAIVKKMEEAKNPAPKVASPQKSNNDRAPASEVQASPSDDGGAQ
- a CDS encoding tetratricopeptide repeat protein yields the protein MKKILYSLLSLGILSNVAFAQADQKQNQQQVEELRTEAFAAGTEQKAVNQLKLLLNKYKGSSTEPALLFRLAELYMSQSRSARVFEMYREDNKDSVEAMSFLPQSVTSQREKKLIKDAIKVYEDIEKKYPKFEQLDMVIFNNGFAYLQVDDKQGAEAAFMRLLKNKRLKDSPVMADALLALGEIAFQAHIFGKALAFYELIEQYPDNKVYPYALYKSSWCKYNLQDPSGALLTMEKVVAIGHDVEAKGLDSKLDLRRESLNDMTLFFSESKPSNEGLEYFKRQAKKIDPALYIEKLSRIYNGHGKLKDEELILSGLISGFSSNPRLPIYHKRLSENSDAQNNIAKAVENLKAFDKTCDIVLAKTKMPEAPKLEDPEIEECAEDVDRYSLRVAKNWLKSAEKMNKKVYEAAAEEALRVNLRDQKATDENSAARYIFADLLFKSDKFKEASEQYELVGGSVKDETKAHDSRYAAIVSHDKAVKNNWDDPSEKRLKNLVDTYLTKHPNGKYFLDVSFKVGLFDYQKKNFADAEPRFYQLGKRFYDKDKGKKAQDLYLDILNSKKDFVALQKGALEWKSLETDDKRKKDLQVIFEQAYFSHTQVLVKEEKYDEAITLYRQFALNYSDSDLADEAQWNVVDLYFKKGDSPGAASAYVDFYQKFPKHERAIEGLVRAADLYEQMSMPDRALEVTKILARVDKKNFESWVLLSGDFLAASGKYYEAIHQYRDIFSRYTKSMSSHGQQAIDRVIFLSDQLGTQSEYLDIMKQMSESQVANVYSPATAVYADGLKKLGSVYTLMPWLKNAQNKKLLPEDLAKINLIAAELQEASYHDFKISDYDMQVLTRDIGTKSKKLGDVQATYQAATNGGDAYTTVNALVGLANLYQGFVTGMNDIRGPASFSDEERQALKDELSNVAFPFEEKAVETVDTALKFAKKSDLRDGSVGRVQKILDRLNMKERTISSIDEYLPGPVYVSAPKGRGK
- a CDS encoding biopolymer transporter ExbD, which gives rise to MSVVKALLKQSQSSKLTKINITPLIDAMTILVVFLLKSMDSSAIKLPPEELRLPASATGADPKEALLVQVSPKYIIVNDKVVAELVDGKLKASDVAKTDLYLIPALEKELMAEAEKSKLIEKETNALIKFTGTMFVQADKSLDYATLKRVLYTSSVAGYGDLQLATIGE